GGCGCCCCCCAGGTGGCCGTGAGCGGGAGCGTGCCGGCCCACAGGCCCAGTGCGGCGTCCGGGCCGTCCCCGTCGTCCGGGGCGCCGGTGCGGATCTTGACGGAGGCCACGTCGAGGGACAGCGCGAGGACGGTGGTCGCGGCCAGCTCCTTGCGGCTGGGGGCGCGCGCGTAGTCCCACTGTCCGGGGGTGGCGTGCTCCGTGAGGAGGCGCAGCGCCTCGGTCTTCTCATCGGGGTCGGTGACCTTCCGGGGGACGCCGTGGATCATCGCGCTGCGGTAGTTCACGCCGTGCTCGAACACGGACCGTGCGAGGACGAGTCCGTCGACGTGCGTCACGGTGACGCAGACGGGCGCGTCCCCCGCCAGGCTCCGGCTCGCCACGGAGCCGTGGACGTAGAGGTCGCGCTCGCCCCGCCCGTACACGGTCGGCACCACCATCGGGCGTCCGTCGACGATCACTCCGAGGTGGCAGACGAATCCCGCGTCCAGGATGGCGTCGAGGTCGGCGCGGTCGAGGCTGCCCTGTTCGCGCAGGCGGCGGTGCCGGGTGAGGTCGGTGTCGGGGAGCGGTCCGTAGGTCATAGGTGACAGAATAACGATATCCATCGAGCATTGACCACAGAGCAACTGAATCAGCAGTTCCAGGCATCAAAAACAACGGAATCCGCACCTCGCGTGCGACGGAGTGGTACCGGGGCCGTCCAAGAAGCCGTTTGCCCCGCACGGCCCCCGCTGCGAGAGTCGCCGCCATGCCCACCTTCGCCGCGTACGACGGGACAGAGCTGGCCTACGAGGTCCTCGGGGACGGACCACCCCTGGTGTGCCTCCCGGGCGGGCCGATGCAGGACTGCGCCTACCTCGGGGAGCTGGGCGGGCTGTCGGCGCACCGCGCCCTGGTCATGGCGGACCCGCGCGGCACCGGTGGCTCGGCGGTCCCCGAGGACCCCGGCACGTACCGCTGCGACCGGCTCGTCGACGACGTGGAGGCGCTGCGCGAGCACCTCGGTCGGGACCGGCTGGACCTGCTCGCGCACTCCGCGGGGACGAACCTGGCGATGCTGTACGCGGAGCGTCATCCGGACCGGGTCGAGCGGCTCGCGCTCATCACGCCGAGCCCGTACGCGGTCGGCATCGACATCACCGGGGAGGTCCGGCGGGAGACGGCGCTGCTGCGGGCCGCGGAGCCGTGGTTCCCGGAGGCCTTCGCCGCGCTGGAGCGGATCGTCGCCGGAGACGGGGACACTGCCGCCTTCCTGGCCATCGCCCCCTTCTGGTACGGCCGTTGGGACGAGAGCGCGCGGGCGCACCGGGCCGCGGAGGACGCCCACCGGAACCAGGAGGCCGCAGGCCGCTTCGGCGACGGCGCGTTCACGCCGGACGTCACCCGGGCGGCGCTCGGCCGCCTGGCCTGTCCGGTGCTCGTGCTCGCCGGTGAGGTGGACCTGAACTCCCCGCCTCCCGCGGTGGCCGCCCTCGCCGCCGTGTTCCCGCGTGCCGAGCTGGTCGTCCAGGCCGGGGCCGCACACTTTCCGTGGCTCGACGACGCGGAGCGGTTCACACGGACGATCGGCGCTTTCCTCGGAAGACCGGCCGGGTAGCCGCCCGGCGCGCGGAGGTGCGGAAGGCCGAGAGCCCCGCGACGCGGGTGGTCCCCTGCTGCCGCCGGCCGCGCGGTCCCCTCCGTCAGGCCGTCCGTTCCAGCTCCGTCTCGTCCACCCGGAACTCCAGCTCCCGCCCCGCCAGCAGCCGTTCCAGTTCGCCGAGAACGGTCGCGCCGAGCCGGGCGACCTCGTTGCCCTGGGAACCGGCCAGGTGAGGGGTGACGAAGGCGTTCGGGAGGCCGAGGAGCGGGGAGTCCGCCGGGAGCGGTTCCGGGTCCGTGACGTCGAGGACGGCGCTGATCCGACCGGACCGCAGTTCCCCGACGAGCGCGTCGTGGTCGACGAGGGAGCCGCGCGCGGTGTTCACGAGGACCGATCCGTCGGGCATCAGGGCGAGTTCGCGGCGGCCGACTAGGTGCCGCGTCTCGGGGGTCTGCGGGGCGTGCACGGTGACGACGTCGCTCCCGGCGAGCAGGGCCTCGAGCGGCAGCAACGGCACCCCGAGCGCCGCCGCCCCGGCTTCGGTGACGTAGGGGTCGGCGAGGCTGACCTCCAGGTCGAAGGGCCGGAGCAGCTCGATGAGGCGTCGGCCGATGCGGGAGGCGCCGACGACGCCGACGCGGCGGCCGAAGTTGCCGACGCCGGGCAGGATATCGCCGTAGGGGAAGGCCCGTTCGTCGCGGAGGCGGTCGCGGTACGCGAAGACGTTCTTGCCGGCGAGCAGGATCATGGCGAGCGTGTACTCGGCGACGGGCAGCGCGTTCGCGGCGGCCGCCGACGACACGACGATCCCACGGTCCCACACCGCCTGGGTGGTGAACCCCTTCACGGAGCCCGCGGCGTGCAGCACGGCCCGCAGCCGCGGCGCCGCCTCCAGCGCGCCGGCGTCGAGGACGGGAGCGCCCCAGCCGGTGATCAGGACCTCGGTGGTGGCGAGACGCTCCCGCACCCGGGGGTCGGTGAAGTCCCCCGCCACCAGGGCGGGATCGATCTCCACCAGCTCGCGCAGCCGGACGAGCAGGTCCGGCGGAAAGACGCGCGGCACGTTCTCGGCCGTCATGGCGAACATCGCCACGGGACGCTTCGGCACGGAGGGGCCTTCCGGTTCGGGAGACGCCCGGCGGCGTCCGGCGGCGGTGCGGGGCCTCGCCGCGAGCGCGGGATCGCGGCGGGTGCCGACGGCCCCGTGACAGCGGCAGCAACCGCTCTCTACGGTAGATCGCAGCGCGTGAGAGGGTCAACGAAGAGGTCTGCCACCTGGGCGGACCGGCGCGGTACGTTCGCCGGGTGGTCATCGCACGGGCGGCGGACATCCGAGGAGGAACAGCAGGATGACTGGGACGCTGACCAACTGGGCCGGCAACATCACGTACGCGGCCGAGGAGCTGCACCGGCCCGCCTCGCTCGCCGCGCTGCGCGCGCTGGTCGCGCGAAGCACCCGGGTGCGGGTGCTGGGCAGCGGCCACTCGTTCAACCGGATCGCCGAACCGGGACCCGACGGCGTCCTGCTGTCGCTGGCCGCGCTGCCGCCCGCGATCGACGTCGACACGGCGGCCCGTACGGTCCGGGTGTCGGGCGGCGTGCGCTACGCGGAACTCGCCCGCGCCGTGCACGCGAAGGGGTTCGCGCTGCACAACATGGCCTCGCTGCCGCACATCTCGGTGGCCGGTTCGGTCGCCACCGGCACGCACGGTTCCGGGGTCGCGAACGGGTCGCTGGCCTCGGCGGTCCGTGAGATCGAGCTGGTCACCGCGGACGGTTCCCCGCTGACCGTCGGCCGCGGCGACGACCGCTTCGACGGCGCCGTGACGGCTCTGGGCGCCCTCGGCGTGGTCACCGCTCTCACGCTCGACGTCGAGCCGGACTTCGAGGTGAGCCAGCACGTCTTCACCGAACTCCCGCTGGAGGGACTGGACTTCGAGACGGTCGCGGCCTCCGCGTACAGCGTGAGCCTGTTCACCGACTGGGAGCGGCCCGGTTTCCGCCAGGTGTGGCTGAAGCGGCGCACCGACCGGCCCCTGCCGGACTTCCCCTGGGCGGAGCCCGCGACCGAGGCCATGCACCCGGTGCCGGGGATGCCCGCCCGCAACTGCACCCGGCAGTTCGGCGTGCCCGGTCCCTGGCACGAGCGACTCCCGCACTTCCGGGCGGAGTTCACGCCGAGCAGCGGCTCCGAGCTGCAGTCCGAGTATCTGCTGGCGCGCTCGGACGCCCTCGCCGCGCTGCACGCCCTGGACGCGATCCGCGGGACGATCGCGCCGCTGCTGCAGATCTGCGAGGTGCGGACCGTCGCCGCCGACCGGCAGTGGCTGAGCCCGGCGTACGGACGGGACACCGTGGCGCTGCACTTCACCTGGGTCGACGACACGGAGGCCGTGCTGCCCGTGGTGCGGAGCGTCGAGCGGGCGCTGGAGCCGTTCGCGCCGCGACCGCACTGGGGCAAGGTCTTCGCCGTACCGCCGGAGATCCTGCGGGAACGCTACGCGCGCATGACCGACTTCCGGACGCTGGTCGACGGCCTCGACCCGGCCGGCACCTTCACCAACGCCTTCGTGGCGGACCTCCTCCCTCCCCGCTCCTGACAGACCGGGCGCGGGCCCCGGGAGAACCGCACCGACCGGAACCACGACGCACGGGCTGATCCACGGGCTGATCTAGGAGACGCATGTCCTTCCGCACCTCCCCCTCGCACCCGACCGCCGCACCCTCCGACACCGGCTACGTCGAGGACGTGTCCCCCGGCCACGGCGCGCTGCCGCCGCGCGCCCATTACGCGGCCTCGGACGCCGCGAGCCTTTCCCTGAACGGGCGTTGGCACTTCCGGCTGTCCCCCACCGCCGACGCGCGCGACGACTCCTTCGCCGCCGAGCGGTACGCGCCGCACGAGGACCAGGACGCCGAGAGCTGGGCCGAGGTCCAGGTCCCCGGCCACTGGGTGCTGCAGGGGCACGGCGCGCCGATCTACACCAACCACCTCTACCCGTTCCCGGTCGACCCGCCGCACGTGCCGACCGAGAACCCGACCGGCGACCATCTGCGCTTCTTCGACCTGCCGGCGGACTGGCCCGCCGACGGCGGTACGGTGCTGCGCTTCGACGGGGTCGAGTCCTGCGCCCGGGTCTGGCTGAACGGCACGGATCTCGGCGAGTTCAAGGGATCCCGGCTGCCGCACGAGTTCGCCGTGGGCCATCTGCTGAGGCCGGGACGCAACGCGCTCGCCGTCCGGGTGCACCAGTGGTCGGCGGGCTCGTACCTGGAGGACCAGGACCAGTGGTGGCTGCCCGGCATCTTCCGTGACGTGACCCTGCTGCACCGCCCCGCGGGCGGCGTGCTCGACTTCTTCGTGCACGCCGGGTACGACCACCGCGCGGGCCTCGGAACGCTGCGCGTCGACTCCGACGTCGACGGACGGGTCCTCGTGCCGGCCCTCGGCGTCGACGTCGCGACCGGCGTGGAGGTCACGGTGCCGGTGGCGCCGTGGACGGCCGAGACGCCCCGGCTGTACGACGGCGAACTGGTCACGGAGGGCGAGCGCGTACCCCTGCGGATCGGCTTCCGCACCGTCGCTCTGCGGGACGGCCAGATCACGGTCAACGGCCGCGCGGTGCTGTTCAAGGGCGTCAACCGGCACGAGTGGCACCCGGAGAGGGGCCGGGCCCTCGACGTGGAGACGATGCTCGCCGACGTGCTGCTGATGAAGCGGCACAACATCAACGCCGTCCGTACCTCGCACTATCCGCCGCATCCCGCCTTCCTCGACCTGTGCGACACCTACGGCCTGTGGGTCGTCGACGAGTGCGACCTGGAGACCCACGGCTTCACCGAGGAGGGCTGGCGCGGCAACCCCGTCGACGACGACCGCTGGACGCCCGCCCTTCTCGACCGGGCGGCCCGGATGGTCGAGCGCGACAAGAACCATCCGTCCGTCGTGATGTGGTCGCTCGGCAACGAAGCGGGCACCGGACGGGGACTGACGGCGATGGCCGACTGGATCCGGGACCGCGACGGCTCACGCCTCATCCACTACGAGGGTGACGCCACCTGCCGGGACACGGACGTCTATTCGCGCATGTACGCCGACCACGCCGAGGTCGAGCGCATCGGCCGCCACGAGGACGAGGGCGACGCGAAGCGACGCGGGCTCCCCTTCATCCTCTGCGAGTACGGCCACGCCATGGGCAACGGGCCCGGCGGTCTCGCCGACTACCAGCGTCTGTTCACCGCGTACGACCGGGTCCAGGGCGGCTTCGTCTGGGAGTGGATCGACCACGGCATCGCGGACGAGCGCCACGGGTTCGCGTACGGCGGTGACTTCGGCGAGGAGCTGCACGACGGGAACTTCGTCTGCGACGGGTTGCTCTTCCCGGACCGGACACCCTCCCCCGGGCTCGTCGAGTACAAGAAGGTGATCGAACCCGTCCGCATCGACACCGGCGGGACGTCCGGCCTCCCCGGACCGGACCGACTCCGGGACGGGGAAGGGGTGTTGGACCGGCCTCTGGACGCCGCCCGCGCCGACGGCGTCGTGCGCGTCACCAACGGCTACGACTTCGCCGACCTCGCCGCGCTCGCCTTCTCCTGGTCCTACCAGGTGGACGGCGAGACCGTCGCGACGGGCGCCCTCCAGGTGCCCGCGCTGGCCCCCGGCGAGTCGGCGGACGTGAAACTCCCCGCGCCGCCCGTGGACCCGGGGGGCGCCGAGGCGCACTGGACCGTACGGGCGGTCCTCGCCGAGGACACGGCGTGGGCGCCCCGCGGCCATGAGATCGCCTGGGCCCAACTCCCCTCCGCCGAAGCCGTGTCCGCGCCCCTCGGGCGGTTCGTCGCCCCGGTGGCCGGTGACGGCGTGATCACCCTGGGGCCGGGCACCTTCGACGCCCGCACCGGGGAGCCGCTCACGATCGGCGGTGTCGGGGTCACGGGGCTGCGGCTGGACGTGTGGCGGGCCCCGACCGACAACGACAACGGCGCGCACTGGCAGCCCGACGCCCGCTTCGGTCCGCTCTGGCGCACGCTGGGCCTGCACCGGATGCGGCACCGCCTGGACGCGGTGGAGCCGGGCGAGGACGCGTTGACCGTACGGACCAGGGTGGCGCCCGCCGCCCGCGCGGTCGGCCTGCGCACGGTGTACCGGTGGACGTCCGACGGCACGCGGCTGCGGCTGACCGTGTCCGTGGCACCCGAGGGCGACTGGAAGCTGCCGTTGCCCCGGCTCGGCGTCCGGCTCGGGCTCTCCGGCCCGGCGGATCGCGTGACCTGGTTCGGCGGCGGCCCGGGCGAGGGCTATCCCGACACCGGGACGGCCTCCATGAGCGGCCGGTGGGAGTCGACCGTGGACGCCCTGCAGACGCCATACGTGCGCCCGCAGGAGAACGGCGCCCGGCCCGACGTCCGCTGGGCGGAGATCGGCGGCCTGCGTGTCGAGGGCGATCCGCGGTTCTGGTTCACGGCGCGGCGCTGGACGACCGAGCAACTGGACGCGGCGGACCACCTGTCGGATCTCCGGGCCGGCGACACGGTCTGGGTCAACCTCGACCACGGCCAGCAGGGCATCGGCTCCCAGTCGTGCGGTCCCGGCGTGCTTCCGCCGTACCGGCTGGACGCGGAACCGGCGGAGTTCTCGTTCGTCTTCTCGGGCGTCCGCTAGCGCCCGGACCGGCGCGACCGGGCCGGGCGGGTCCTCCCCCGTCCGGCCCGGTCGCGTCCGCCGGGCCGGAATTCCGTGGAGTCCGCGCCCGGCCGCGCCTACGATCTGCCGGTGGGCCGGCCGGAGCAGGCCGGTGTGCCACACCGGGGCGCCGGAGACCGGTTCGCGGACGACGAAGGACGAGGACGATGAACGACCCCGAGCACCGATCGCGCGCGTACCACCACGAGGTGCGCGGCAGCGGCCCCGTCCTGCTGGTCGTACCGGGAGGGGCCGGCCACCCCATGGGCCTGGAGGGCCTCACGGACCGGCTCAGCGAGCGGTTCACCGTGGTGACGTTCGACCCGCTCGGCCTGGCGCACACACCCCTGGACGGCCCGGTCGGCGACCAGCGCGTCGAGGACTGGAGCGACGACGCCCACCGGCTCCTCGGCTCCGTCCTCCCGGACGGCGAGTCGGCGTACGTCTTCGGCAGCAGCTCGGGCGCCGTCGTCGCCCTCGACCTGCTGGCCCGGCACCCCGAACGGCTGAGCCGGGTGGTGGCCCACGAACCGCCGAGCGTCACTGTGCTGCCGGACGCGGATGCCCAGATCGCGATGGTCGAGGAAGTGGACCGGCTCTGCCGCACGGAGGGCCCCTCGGTGGCGACGGCCCGGCTGGCCGCGGGCCTGGAGGGCCGGGCCTGGGAAGGCGCGACGAGCGGCCGGAAGGACGCCAGCGCGGAGCCCGCGGAGACGCCGGACGGAGCCCTGCCCGGCGCGCGGGCGGCCGGGTCCGCGGAGATCCCCGCGGACACGCCGATGACTGTCTTCCTGGCCCACGTCCTGCGCCCGTTCGCCACGCGCGCGCCGGACGTGGACGGGCTCAAAGAGCTGTCCGACCGGTTCGTCCTCGGTGCGGGCCGCACCTCCGGGCGTCAGCTCCCGCGCCGTACGGCCGAGTCGCTCGCCGCGGCCACGGGGGCCACGCTGCTCGACTTCCCCGGCGGCCACCTCGGCTGTCTGGAACACCCGGTGGAGTTCGCGGACCTCCTGACGGAGGCGCTGGTGGGCCGGACGGCACGCCGAGACGCGCAGGCGTGATCGACCGCCTGGCCCGAACCGCCCCTCGATCAGACGGATTTCCGGCTCAGAGGTCGAGCCGCGGCGCGCTGAGGGCCTGCACGTCCGCGTAGGTCGGGGTGGCGCCCTGCGGGGTCCGGCCGGCGCGGATGTCCAGGACCGTGTCGAGGGCGGCGCCCAGGGAGCGGCGGTACAGCAGGGAGCCGAGGCTGACCCGTCGGACACCGAGGTCGCCGAGCCGGGCGACGGTCGGGCCGAGCGGCGCGTACAGGATGTTGAGCGGCGCGTCGAACGTCTTCACCAGGTCGGCGATGCGGTCCGGGTCGCTGAGGCCGGGCACGAACACGCCGTCGGCGCCCGCCTGGAGGTAGGCGTCGAGGCGGCGGCACGTCTCGGCGTGGCTTCCGTCGCCGAGCCAGTAGGTGTCCGTCCGCGCGTTCACGAACAGGTGGGGCACCGCGGCCTTGACCGCCGCGATCTTCGCGGCGTGCAGGGCGGTGGATCCGAGGCCGTCCTCGATGTTGAGGCCGACCGCTCCGGCGTCGGCCAGTTCACGTGCCGACGCGGCCACCTCGTCGGGGTCCCGGCCGAAGCCGTCCTCCGCGTCCACCGACAGCAGGAATCCGCCCCCGGCGAGCTGCCGGGCGAGCCGGACGGTGAGGTCGCGGGTGGCGGCCGCGCCGTCCGGCAGCCCGGCGGCGGCGGCGACCCCGAGACTCGTGGTCCCCACGGCCTCGAACCCCTGACCGGCCAGCGCGAGCGCGGAGGCGTGGTCCCAGGCGTTGGGCAGCAGCAGGGGGACGTCGGCATGGTGCAACGCGGCGAACGCGGCGGCGGCGCCGACCGGGTCCTCGCTCGGGGCAGCGGTCATACGGGGACGATAGCGCCGCGACGGTTCGGCACCGGCCGAACGGTCGGGCGCGCCCGTGCGGCCCTAGAGAAGCCCCAGATCCCCCAGCTCCTTGTGGAGGTCCGCGCGGGGGCTGTCCGAGGTGGTGGGCTGCGCCGTGCGGGGGGACGGTGTGCCCGGTGGGTGGGGTCGGGGGGCGGGGTGTTCCGGGGGTGGCGGTCGCGGAAGAGCCAGGCGCCGAGGAGGCCGCCGGCCAGGCCTCCGAGGTGTCCGAGCCAGCTCACGCCCGGGGTTCCCGGGACGGTGACGGTGAGCATGTAGGCGAAGGAGGCGGCCATGACGACGCCGATGAGCGTGTCGATCAGGTGGCGGTCGAAGAGGCCGCGGACCACGACGTAGCCGAAGTACCCGAAGATCAGGCCGCTCGCGCCCACCGTGTCCACGCCGCCGCTCTCGAAGAGCCACACCGTGAGGCCGCTCGTCACGGCGACGAGGAGGCTCAGTCCGAGGAAGCGGACCACTCCGCGGTACGCCGCGAGGAAGCCGAAGACGAACAGCGGGCCGGAGTTGCTCTCGATGTGGGCCCAACTCCAGTGCAGGAAGGGTGCGCTGAGGATGTCGGGCAGGGTGCCCAGGTCTCCGGAGACGACTCCGTGGTCACGCGAGAGGGCGTAGTGGTCGGCGGAGTTGGCCAGTTGCACCAGCCACACGATCGCGAGGAAGGCGAACATCACGAAGAACGCCTTCCGCGCCTCCGCGATCATCCGCTCGGGGTCGGCCGCTCCCCGGCCCGCCCGCGTGGTCCTGTCCGGTCCGCCCATGGCCCGTTCCCCTCCCCCGGCGGATCCGCGTCCGCGTCGGCACTGGCCTCTCCACTCTGGGGAGTTCGGACGAACACGCTCGGGGAGGGGCCGCGGGAGGGCTCCCGCGGCCCTGTCTCCGGGCCGTCCTGCGACGGGGTGTCCGGGTCCGCGGAGGCGGTGAACCGGAAGGTCGCCTCGTCGCCGGGTGCCCAGGTCACCGTGAGGTCGTGCGCGCCGGGTCCCGCGTCCTCCGCCGGCGTCACCCGCACCGAGACCAGGTCGGTGAGCGGGCGCGGGTCCGGGTCCGCGGTGAGACGGACGAGGGTGACGAAGAGGGAGGCGTCGGTTCCGGTGGTCCCCTCCGCGGCCTCCGGCAGCCCGTCCAGGGACGTGCCCGCCCCCGACAGGCCGTGTGCCGCGTGGAGTTCGGAGCGGGCACCGTCCCGCGCCGCCCAGCCCGTGACCCGTACCGGGGCCCCCGGGGCCGCGCCCGACACCAGGTGGCCCCGCACTTCGACGGCGCCCCGCGCGACGACGAGTCCGGCCACGGCGACGCCCTCCGCGACGGTGTGCCGGGACGCCGCCCAGCCCTCGCCGACACCGAGCGGCACGATCCCCGTACGGCTCGCGTCGCCACCGACGATCACGCTGTTGTCGTACGAGGGTGAGGGCTCCGTGACGGTCGAGTAGGCGAGCCGCGTGTAGTACGGGTCGTAGCGGGCGTCCTCGCTGCCGTGGTTGTGGAGGCGGACCAGGCCGTCCGAACGCGTCGACTGGATCAGCCAGTTGGCCGGCCGCACCGGGGTGATCGCGTCGGCGCGCTCCACCGGGCCCGGCTCCTCGCGGGCCGTCCACACCTCGTGGTCGGGGGGCAGCAGCAGGCAGACGAACGCCTTGCTGGCCCAGTACGGCGAGGCGGGGCCCGAGTACTCCTGCAGGAACGCCTCGTCGGGGCCGCGCCAGCCGCGGGTGAGCAGGCCGTCGGCGTCGACGGCTCCCCGGTCGAGGAAGTAGCGCAGGGCTCCGGAGGCGAGGCGCCGGGTCTCGCCCGGCGCCAACGGCGTGCGGCCGGTGAGCGCGCCGAGCCACAGCGGGGCGGTGGCCGCGAAGCGGTAGGTCAGGGAGCGGCCCTGCAGCATCGGCGCCCCGTCGCCGCCGAACAGGCGCGCGTAGTCGGCGAGATGGGCCTCCAGACGGCCCGCGTACAGGTCGAGGAGGCGGGTGTCGTCGCCGAGCCAGGCGTGCAGCACCGGGTAGAGGTGCATCGCCCAGCCGTTGTAGTAGTCGAACTTGCGGCCGTGACCGTCGGTGTACCAGCCGTCACCGAGGTACCACTGCTCGATGCGCTCCAGGCCCCGGTCGATCACCGCGCGGGAGAGGTCCGGCTCGTAGCCGACGTCCGCGAGGAATCCGCCGACCGTCACCGGGAACAACTCCCAGTTGTTGGGCCAGGGTTCGGCCTTCAGCGCGTCGCCCAGCCAGGCCGCGGCGCGCTGACGCACGCTGTCGTCCAGGCGGTCCCACAGCTGAGAGCGGGTCAGCCGGAGCGCGAGCGCGATGGACGCCGCCTCCACGAGCGGCTGGCTGCGGCTCTCGACCCGGGGCCAGACTCCCGCCGTTCCGGCGGCGAGCCCGTCCGCGTACCGCTCCAGGACCTTCTCGTCCCGGCGGAAGCCGGCCAGCAGCAGTGTGCGGGCGTAGCCCTCCAGGCCGTCGGAGAGCCTCCCGGAGGCGCTCGGACGGTTTCCGGGGAGGTGGTAGAGGGCGCCCCCGTCGGTCGCGTACGGCGCCACGGCGGCGAGCAGGGAGTCGGCGGTCGCCTCCCAGTGGGCGCGCGTACGGCCGGTGTACGGGCTCAGGCTGCGGTCCTCGGCGGGCTCGGCGGGCATCAGGTGAGCTTCCTGTCTCAGGGGGCGTGCGGGAAGGCGTGGCGGTGCGGCAGGGCCGCACCGCCTGGCGGCAGGACGCTACCCCTTTCGGGCAAGCGCTTTCTAGACCCCGGGGCGCCGGGGTGCCACGCCCCGGTCAGCGCTCGGGTCCGAGCCCGCCTCTCGCTGTCCGCGGCCCGCTGCCCGCCGCCCGGGCACCTGGCCCGGGGCCCCGGACCGCGACGACTACGCGGCCGGCCGCTCCACCCGGCGGGCCGTGATCAGCTCGTGCAGGTAGCGCTTGGTGACCCTGCCGCCGTGGCGGTTGTCGATCAGGCCGGCGAGGCAGGCGAGGAGGCCGTCGCGGGCCGGCGGGGGCAGCGCCCGGTGTCCGGAGTAGGTGCGCAGGA
The window above is part of the Streptomyces sp. NBC_01428 genome. Proteins encoded here:
- a CDS encoding rhomboid family intramembrane serine protease, translated to MGGPDRTTRAGRGAADPERMIAEARKAFFVMFAFLAIVWLVQLANSADHYALSRDHGVVSGDLGTLPDILSAPFLHWSWAHIESNSGPLFVFGFLAAYRGVVRFLGLSLLVAVTSGLTVWLFESGGVDTVGASGLIFGYFGYVVVRGLFDRHLIDTLIGVVMAASFAYMLTVTVPGTPGVSWLGHLGGLAGGLLGAWLFRDRHPRNTPPPDPTHRAHRPPARRSPPPRTAPARTSTRSWGIWGFSRAARARPTVRPVPNRRGAIVPV
- a CDS encoding alpha/beta fold hydrolase, giving the protein MNDPEHRSRAYHHEVRGSGPVLLVVPGGAGHPMGLEGLTDRLSERFTVVTFDPLGLAHTPLDGPVGDQRVEDWSDDAHRLLGSVLPDGESAYVFGSSSGAVVALDLLARHPERLSRVVAHEPPSVTVLPDADAQIAMVEEVDRLCRTEGPSVATARLAAGLEGRAWEGATSGRKDASAEPAETPDGALPGARAAGSAEIPADTPMTVFLAHVLRPFATRAPDVDGLKELSDRFVLGAGRTSGRQLPRRTAESLAAATGATLLDFPGGHLGCLEHPVEFADLLTEALVGRTARRDAQA
- a CDS encoding FAD-binding protein, with amino-acid sequence MTGTLTNWAGNITYAAEELHRPASLAALRALVARSTRVRVLGSGHSFNRIAEPGPDGVLLSLAALPPAIDVDTAARTVRVSGGVRYAELARAVHAKGFALHNMASLPHISVAGSVATGTHGSGVANGSLASAVREIELVTADGSPLTVGRGDDRFDGAVTALGALGVVTALTLDVEPDFEVSQHVFTELPLEGLDFETVAASAYSVSLFTDWERPGFRQVWLKRRTDRPLPDFPWAEPATEAMHPVPGMPARNCTRQFGVPGPWHERLPHFRAEFTPSSGSELQSEYLLARSDALAALHALDAIRGTIAPLLQICEVRTVAADRQWLSPAYGRDTVALHFTWVDDTEAVLPVVRSVERALEPFAPRPHWGKVFAVPPEILRERYARMTDFRTLVDGLDPAGTFTNAFVADLLPPRS
- a CDS encoding hydroxyacid dehydrogenase, coding for MPKRPVAMFAMTAENVPRVFPPDLLVRLRELVEIDPALVAGDFTDPRVRERLATTEVLITGWGAPVLDAGALEAAPRLRAVLHAAGSVKGFTTQAVWDRGIVVSSAAAANALPVAEYTLAMILLAGKNVFAYRDRLRDERAFPYGDILPGVGNFGRRVGVVGASRIGRRLIELLRPFDLEVSLADPYVTEAGAAALGVPLLPLEALLAGSDVVTVHAPQTPETRHLVGRRELALMPDGSVLVNTARGSLVDHDALVGELRSGRISAVLDVTDPEPLPADSPLLGLPNAFVTPHLAGSQGNEVARLGATVLGELERLLAGRELEFRVDETELERTA
- a CDS encoding alpha/beta fold hydrolase produces the protein MPTFAAYDGTELAYEVLGDGPPLVCLPGGPMQDCAYLGELGGLSAHRALVMADPRGTGGSAVPEDPGTYRCDRLVDDVEALREHLGRDRLDLLAHSAGTNLAMLYAERHPDRVERLALITPSPYAVGIDITGEVRRETALLRAAEPWFPEAFAALERIVAGDGDTAAFLAIAPFWYGRWDESARAHRAAEDAHRNQEAAGRFGDGAFTPDVTRAALGRLACPVLVLAGEVDLNSPPPAVAALAAVFPRAELVVQAGAAHFPWLDDAERFTRTIGAFLGRPAG
- a CDS encoding isocitrate lyase/PEP mutase family protein, with the protein product MTAAPSEDPVGAAAAFAALHHADVPLLLPNAWDHASALALAGQGFEAVGTTSLGVAAAAGLPDGAAATRDLTVRLARQLAGGGFLLSVDAEDGFGRDPDEVAASARELADAGAVGLNIEDGLGSTALHAAKIAAVKAAVPHLFVNARTDTYWLGDGSHAETCRRLDAYLQAGADGVFVPGLSDPDRIADLVKTFDAPLNILYAPLGPTVARLGDLGVRRVSLGSLLYRRSLGAALDTVLDIRAGRTPQGATPTYADVQALSAPRLDL
- a CDS encoding glycoside hydrolase family 2 TIM barrel-domain containing protein, which codes for MSFRTSPSHPTAAPSDTGYVEDVSPGHGALPPRAHYAASDAASLSLNGRWHFRLSPTADARDDSFAAERYAPHEDQDAESWAEVQVPGHWVLQGHGAPIYTNHLYPFPVDPPHVPTENPTGDHLRFFDLPADWPADGGTVLRFDGVESCARVWLNGTDLGEFKGSRLPHEFAVGHLLRPGRNALAVRVHQWSAGSYLEDQDQWWLPGIFRDVTLLHRPAGGVLDFFVHAGYDHRAGLGTLRVDSDVDGRVLVPALGVDVATGVEVTVPVAPWTAETPRLYDGELVTEGERVPLRIGFRTVALRDGQITVNGRAVLFKGVNRHEWHPERGRALDVETMLADVLLMKRHNINAVRTSHYPPHPAFLDLCDTYGLWVVDECDLETHGFTEEGWRGNPVDDDRWTPALLDRAARMVERDKNHPSVVMWSLGNEAGTGRGLTAMADWIRDRDGSRLIHYEGDATCRDTDVYSRMYADHAEVERIGRHEDEGDAKRRGLPFILCEYGHAMGNGPGGLADYQRLFTAYDRVQGGFVWEWIDHGIADERHGFAYGGDFGEELHDGNFVCDGLLFPDRTPSPGLVEYKKVIEPVRIDTGGTSGLPGPDRLRDGEGVLDRPLDAARADGVVRVTNGYDFADLAALAFSWSYQVDGETVATGALQVPALAPGESADVKLPAPPVDPGGAEAHWTVRAVLAEDTAWAPRGHEIAWAQLPSAEAVSAPLGRFVAPVAGDGVITLGPGTFDARTGEPLTIGGVGVTGLRLDVWRAPTDNDNGAHWQPDARFGPLWRTLGLHRMRHRLDAVEPGEDALTVRTRVAPAARAVGLRTVYRWTSDGTRLRLTVSVAPEGDWKLPLPRLGVRLGLSGPADRVTWFGGGPGEGYPDTGTASMSGRWESTVDALQTPYVRPQENGARPDVRWAEIGGLRVEGDPRFWFTARRWTTEQLDAADHLSDLRAGDTVWVNLDHGQQGIGSQSCGPGVLPPYRLDAEPAEFSFVFSGVR
- a CDS encoding pyridoxamine 5'-phosphate oxidase family protein gives rise to the protein MTYGPLPDTDLTRHRRLREQGSLDRADLDAILDAGFVCHLGVIVDGRPMVVPTVYGRGERDLYVHGSVASRSLAGDAPVCVTVTHVDGLVLARSVFEHGVNYRSAMIHGVPRKVTDPDEKTEALRLLTEHATPGQWDYARAPSRKELAATTVLALSLDVASVKIRTGAPDDGDGPDAALGLWAGTLPLTATWGAPVPDPLLPSGQPVPDHVARREGTRHG